In a genomic window of Mycolicibacter heraklionensis:
- a CDS encoding FABP family protein yields the protein MSASDGGAPGDGERQVDRGSGDRAVAAAAERAKQTAARNIPVFDDLPFSDTANLREGANLHDALLALLPLVGVWRGEGVGHGAHGDYRFGQQIVVSHDGGDYLNWEARSWRMADDDEACEPALRETGFWRFVNDPDDPDESQAIELLLAHSTGYVELFYGRPHGPASWELVTDALARSKSGALIGGAKRLYGIVEDGDLAYVEERVNADGELVPHLSARLSRFVG from the coding sequence GTGAGTGCCTCCGACGGGGGCGCGCCGGGTGACGGTGAGCGCCAGGTCGACCGGGGTTCCGGCGACCGCGCGGTAGCCGCCGCCGCTGAGCGTGCCAAGCAGACCGCGGCACGCAACATCCCGGTCTTCGATGACCTGCCGTTCAGCGATACCGCCAACCTGCGCGAGGGCGCGAACCTGCACGACGCCCTGTTGGCGCTGCTGCCCTTGGTCGGGGTGTGGCGTGGTGAGGGTGTCGGCCACGGGGCGCACGGCGACTACCGGTTCGGTCAGCAGATCGTGGTGTCCCACGACGGCGGCGACTACCTGAACTGGGAAGCGCGGTCCTGGCGGATGGCCGACGACGACGAAGCATGCGAACCGGCCCTGCGCGAGACCGGCTTCTGGCGGTTCGTGAACGATCCGGACGACCCCGACGAGTCCCAGGCCATCGAACTGCTGCTGGCGCACTCCACCGGCTACGTGGAGCTGTTCTATGGCCGCCCGCACGGCCCGGCCTCCTGGGAGCTGGTCACCGATGCGCTGGCGCGCAGCAAATCGGGGGCACTGATCGGCGGGGCCAAGCGGCTGTACGGAATCGTCGAGGACGGCGACCTGGCCTACGTCGAGGAGCGGGTGAACGCCGACGGCGAGCTGGTGCCGCACCTGTCGGCCCGGTTGTCCCGCTTCGTGGGCTGA